GGTGAGCCGTCGCGCCATGCCGGCGCCGAGAAATGGATAGGAAGACTTCAGCTTCGACACCTCGGCGTCGAAGGCGGTCGCAGGGAAATCGCCGCCGGGCAGCGGCGCAGTCTCAGTCCACGGCTTGCCACGCGCGCCGAGCCTGGCCTCGATCAGTTCCAGCATGGATTCGGCCAGCCGCCGGTAGGTGGTGATCTTGCCGCCGAAGGCATTGATGATCTGGGGCTGCCCGGGCTTGCCTTCCGGCTTCAGCACATAGTCGCGCGTTGCCTCCTGGGCCTTCGAGGCGCCGTCGTCGAAGAGCGGCCGCACGGCGGAATAGGTCCAGACGATGTCCTCACGCCTCACCGGCTCCGCGAAATACTCACTCGCCGCGGCGCACAGATAGTTCGTTTCCGCCTCGGTGATCTCGACCTTTCGCGGGTCGCCGTCAAAATCCCGGTCGGTCGTGCCGATCAGCGTGAAATCTTCCTCGTAGGGGATCGCGAAGATGATGCGCCCGTCAGTATTCTGGAAGAAATAGGCCCGCGGGTCATCGAACTTCCTGCGCACGACGATGTGGCTGCCCTGGACCAGGCGTACATTGTGGACGCCGCTGTTACCAACCGCCTCCGAAAGGACATGATCGACCCAGGGTCCGGCCGCATTGATGAGCAGTAGCGCCTTCACGAGCTGCGCGGAGCCATCGGGCCCCTGGAGCGTGACCAGCCAAAGCGAACCTTCGCGCCGCGCCGAGACCACCTTCGTTCGGGTGCGGATGATCGCCCCTCGGTCGGCCGCATCGCGCGCGTTGAGCACGACGAGACGCGCATCGTTCACCCACCCGTCGGAATACTCGAAAGCCTTTGTGAACAACGCCTTGAGGGGCTTTTTCGCCGCATCGCGGGTCATGTCCAGCGTGCGCGTCGGGGGCAGCAGCTTGCGGCCACCGATGTGGTCGTACAAGAAGAGGCCAAGTCGCAGCATCCACGCCGGACGCGGCCCGCCTTTGAAAAAGGGCAACACGAAACGCATCGGCCAGATGATGTGCGGCGCGTTTCGCCACAGGACCTCGCGCTCCATCAACGCTTCGCGCACCAGCCGGAACTCATAGTGCTCGAGGTAGCGCAGACCGCCATGGATAAGCTTGGTCGAACCGGAGGATGTGCCGCTCGCCAGATCGTTCATCTCGGCCAGCATGACGCTGTAACCGCGCCCAACCGCATCACGCGCGATGCCGCAGCCGTTTATGCCGCCGCCGATGACGAAAACATCATGGACCGTTTCGTTGTCCAAGGGGCTTACTCCGCACTTTCGCAGTGCAGCGCCCTGCCCACCTACTCGAAAACGCAAAGCGATTATTTCGAAGTATAAACGAATGTCAAACGAATTTCGCCCAGCCGCGGCTCTGCCTCAGCGGGCGGTTTCGATGAGTTCGACTTCCGCCTCGGCGCAGATGCTGCGGATGCCTGGCAGATCGCACCGGTCGGTTATGAAGGTATCGACCTGGGACAGATGGGCGATGCGCACGGGCGCCGTACGTTCGAATTTGGTGGAGTCCGAGACCAGGATCACGTGGCGGGCGTTTGCGATGATCGCCTGCGCAACCTTCACCTCACGGAAATCGAAGTCGAGAAGCGCCCCGTCATGGTCGATCGCGGATGCGCCGATGACCGCATAGTCCACCTTGAACTGCTTGATGAAGTCGACCGCCGCCTCACCGACGATGCCTCCGTCGGAACCGCGGACGACACCACCCGCAATCACGACCTCCATCGAAGGATACACCCGCATCCTGTTGGCAACGTTGATATTATTGGTGATGATCATCAACCCCGAATGATCTAGCAGCGCCTTGCTGACGGCCTCCGTGGTGGTGCCGATGTTGATGAACAGGGAGGCGCTGTCGGGGATGAGCCTGGCCGCCGCGGCGCCGATGGCTTCCTTCTCCATTGCAGCAATCTTGCGCCGCGCCTCGTATTCGACGTTCTCGATGCCGGACGGGAACAGCGCGCCGCCATGGATGCGGTTCAAGAGCCGCTGGTCGCACAGATCGTTGAGGTCCTTGCGGATCGTCTGCGGCGTGACGTTGAAATGGGTAGACAGATCGTCGACCAGGACACGCCCGTGATCCTTCGCCATCTGCAGAATTTCAGCGTGGCGTGGCGACAGGAACATTGGCTAGCCCTCTGACTTTCGTTTACGGGAACTATATCAATAAACGAAAGTCATTTCCACTCGGTTGAGCCAGTAACGAAATTCGCCGACTCGAACCAGACTCCCAGGAATTGCAAGGTCCGTCGGCTCAGTTCAGCGAACCGGCAATCTCGGTGATAACGTCATAGGCGAAGTCGACATCCGCCGTGGTGGTTTCGAATTGCCCGACCTGAAAGCGAATCGCGACGCGCCCGTCGACACGCGTCTGCGTGACATAGATGCGGCCGTCGGCGTTGATCTTCTCGACCAGCGAGAGATTGTGCATGTCGAGGTCGCGATCATCGCCGGCAATGTGCCGGAACGAATAGAGGGAAAGCATGGGCTCAGAGACGATCTCGAAGCCGCGCGTGGCGCGGATGCGCTCGCAGTGCCGGCGCGCCCACGAGACATGATCGCGGATCATTTTGCGCAGGCCTTCGAGCCCGTGCGCCCTAAGCAGGAACCACAGTTTCAGTGCTCGGAAGCGGCGACCGAGCGGCACTGACCATTCGGAGAAGTTGATGATGCCGTCCTTGCCGTGCGTCTTCAGGTACTCCGGCTTGATCGCAAGTGTTTTCACGAGGCTTTCGGGATCGCGCAGGAACTGGATCGAGCAGTCGAACTGCGCGCCGAGCCATTTGTGCGGGTTGAAGACGATGGAGTCGGCGCGTTCCGCGCCGTGCCAATAGTGCCTGAACTCCGGGCAGATCATCGCTGAGCCCGCCCACGCCGCGTCAACGTGAAGATAGAGACCGTTTCGCGCGGCGACATCAGCGACCGGGTTCACATCGTCTGTTCCCCCGACGCTGGTGCCGCCAATGCAGGCGATGATCCCGGCCGGGATCATGCCTGCGGCCCGATCGGCGGCTACGGCTGCTTCAAGCCTCGCGGCGTCCATCCCCCGCAACGGGCCACTCGTCGGGATCCGCACGAGGTTGTCTTCGCCTATTCCCGAAATCCAGATCGCGCGGTCGATCGAAGTGTGGACGTGTTCGGAGCAATAGACCCGCAAACGCGGCTGGCCGGCGAGGCCTGCACTGTTGCCTTTCCAGTCCAGCGCCCGTTCCCGCATGGTCAGCACCGCGGCCAGGGTCGCCGTCGAGGCCGAATCCTGGATGACGCCGGCAAAGCCGTCGGGCAGACCGAGCGCCTGCCGCATCCAGTCGACCACCCTCACCTCCAGTTCAGTGGCGGCGGGCGACGTTTGCCACAGCATGCACTGCGCGGCCATCGCGCTTACCAGGTATTCCGCGACGACGGAGACCGGGGCCGCGTTTGCCGGAAAATAGGCGAAGAAGCGAGGATGTTGCCAATGGGTCATGCCGGGCAGGATCTTCGCTTCGAAATCAGCGAAGATCGCTTCCATCGATTCCGCGCCTTCAGGGGGAGCATCCGGGATGAGCGCCGCAATGGAGCCGGGCTGGACTTGCGCACGCACAGGTCGGTCACGGACCCCGTCCCGATAGTCCACTCCCCAATCGGCCGCGCGGCGCGACCATTCCCTAAATGTGTCGCGGTCCATGCTTGTGTCCCCCTGCTTCGCTTGATTACTTCTCCGGATAATCAGGAAGCGCCGTGAAGGCGTTCCGCAACGCGTTCGACCAGGCGTCGGAAACTGTGCGGTAATACGGATCGTCCTGTGTGATCCGTCGCTTGAGGCCGACACGGAAGGTGTCGCGTTCGTAGAACATCATGTCGAGCGGCAGGCCGACGGACAGGTTCGACCGCACCGTCGAATCGAACGAAACCATCAGCAGCTTCGCCACCTCGGCAAAGTTCATGTGCCGGTCGTAGGCGCGAACGATGATGGGCTTGCCGTACTTGGTCTCGCCGATCTGGAAGAACGGGGTATCCTCGCTCGCCTCGATGAAATTGCCCTCCGGGTAGATCAGGAAGAGGCGTGGCTCGCCGCCGCGAATCTGGCCGCCGAGGATGAACGAGGCGTTGAAGTAGGACTCGGCCTTCTCCCCTTCCGGCGCCGACGACGAGATCACCTCCTTGATCGTGCTGCCGACGAGCCTGGCCGTCTGGTAGAGCGACGGCGTTTGCAGGAGCGACGGTACCCGGTCGGACGGCGCCTTGGATCGCTCATTGAGCAGACTGACCACGGATTGCGTCGTGGCGAGATTGCCCGATGTCAGCAACACGATGACGCGCTCGCCGGGCTCCTCCCAGACGTGCATCTTGCGAAACGTGGAAATGTTGTCGATTCCGGCATTCGTGCGGGTGTCGGACATGAACGCAAGGCCCTGATCAGTCTGCAGGGCGACGCAGTAGGTCATATTATGCTCAAGATCGGCGGCAACGCCGATTCCCGTTTGGCTTGTCCGTGATTACTGCTCCACGGTAATCCTCACTGCAAGGCGCTCGTCGCCTTGTCCAAGTCGAACGCCCGACAGGGGCATGGCGTCGCGATAGTCACGCCCGGTCGCGATCCTCACATAGCGCGCGTCGGGCGAGATGCCGTTGGCGACATCGAAGCCCACCCACCCGAGTTGACGAACATGCGCCTCGGCCCACGCATGGGTGGCGACCTGGTGCGTGGCGGAATCCATCATCAGGTAGCCGCTGACGTAGCGCGCTGCGAAGCCGAGATGGCGGGCTGCGGCGATGAAGACATGCGCGTGGTCCTGGCAGACGCCTGCTCCCGTCGCCACTGCATCCTCCGCGGTCGTCAGCGTGTCCGTCGCGCCGGTCTGGTAGGCCACGCGCTTACGGATGAGCGTCATCAACTCGTGCAGGCGCGCCAGTTCGTCACCCTGTGGCGCCGCTTCCGCGATCGACCGCACACCCTCGCCGATCGTGGTCAGGGCGGTGTCCGATTGGAAGAGCCACAACGGCGCGAAGCCGCGATGGGGTCCGGCCACCCCTGCCCGGTCCTCCGTTTCCACCTCGCCAGAGACCTCCACCGCAATCACATGCGGTTCGCCGCTGACGCTGAGCAGGCGGGTGTCGTTGCCGAAATGGTCCACGAAGCGGAGTTCCTCGCGAGCGCCATCGATCGCCATCGACCAGGACAGGACCGTCTGGCCCTCTCCCGTCAGCGGTACGAGACGGATGCGCTGCAAGGCGTAGGCTACCGGCGCATCGTACTGGTACTCGGTCCGGTGCGAGATTCTCAGCCGCATGGCCGGCCTTCAGTGGAATTGGTAGTCGAGCGCGATCTGGTCGCCCAACTGATTGTTGTCGCGGATGAAGTCCGAGAGGAACTCGTGCAGGCCCGCATCGATGATCTCCTTGATCGAGCCAACCCGCAACTTGGCGAAGATGCGGTCGAGCGCATCATGGCTAGGATGCCGCATGCCGTACGCCGCCGCCAGGGAATTCAGATGTTCCGAGATCATGCGGTAGCAGAACGCGAGCGAGCGGGGCATACGCCCGTTGAGGATGAGGAAGTCGGCGATGTTGGTCGGCCTGTATTCCGCCTCATAGACCCAGCGATAGGAACGGTGCGCCGAAACCGAGCGCAGGATGGACTCCCACTGGTAGTTGTCGAGTGAGGAGCCAACCCAGGAGATCGACGGCAACAGGACGTAGTATTTGACGTCGAGGATGCGCGCGGTGTTGTCGGCGCGTTCGATATAGGTGCCGATCTGGTAGAAATCGAAGATCTCGTTGCGCAGCATGGTGCTGTAGAACGAGCCGCGGATGAGGGCCGCCTCGCGCTTCACGGCGTCGAGGACGGCCGGCAATTCGCGGCCATCGATCGGCCCCTCAAGCATGCGCTCCAACGACATCCAGGCTTCATTGATCGCCTCCCACGTTTCGCGGGTCAGCGCCGTACGCACCATGCGTGCGTTGTTGCGCGCCGTTTCGACTGCCGCGAGCACGCTGGACGGGTTGTTGCCGTCGCGCAGGAGAAATCCCGCGACCGTCTCCTCGGTGTAGTTCGTGCCGTGCATCGTCTGGAACGCTACCTGGGCGCCGGCGCTGGTCACCACGGAAGACCACTCCTCCGCGGTGTTCTCGGACCGCGTCAGCGCCATGCGCAGCCCTGCGTCGACCAGACGCGCCATGTTCTCCGAGCGCTCGATGTAGCGGCTCATCCAGTAGAGGCCATTAGCGGTGCGGCCGAGCATCAGGGGCGCCCGCTGGCGAGTGAGTAGTGAATAGTGAGTAGTGAGTAGTGGACGACAGAGTTCATGATTTCTCCTGCAATCGGCGGATCGACGAACGCAGCATCTTTCCGATTTCCTTTGTCCGTTTCATCAGCTGCTTCACATCGGACTCGCCCAAGAGATTGACGCGATCTACTCTCTACTCTCCATCTAATCATCCAGCACCCACGTATCCTTCGTCCCGCCGCCCTGGGAGGAGTTGACGACCAGCGACCCCTCCTTGAGCGCTACGCGCGTCAGGCCGCCGGGCACGATCTGGATACGGTCGGAGACAAGTACGAAGGGGCGCAGGTCGACGTGGCGCGGCGCTAGCCCTTTTTCGGTGAGGATAGGACAGGTCGAAAGCGAAAGCGTCGGCTGCGCGATGTAGTTCGAGGGCTTCGCGGCGAGCTTCTTCGAAAAATCCTCGCGTTCCTTCTTCGAGGCGGCGGGTCCGACAAGCATGCCGTAGCCGCCAGAGCCGTGCACCTCCTTCACGACCAGTTCGGCAAGGTGCTCCTGGACGTATTTGAGACTGTCCGGCTCGGAGCAGCGCCATGTCGGGATGTTGCCCAGGATGGCCTTGCGGCCAGTGTAGAACTCGATGATCTCGGGCATGTAGGAATAGATCGCCTTGTCGTCGGCGATGCCCGTGCCGGGCGCATTTGCGATGGTGATGTTGCCGGCGCGGTAGACATCCATGATTCCCGGCACGCCGAGCGCGGAGTCGGACCGGAAGGTCAGCGGATCGAGGAAGGCGTCGTCGACCCGGCGATAGAGCACGTCTATCTGCCTATAGCCCTCGGTGGTGCGCATGGCGATGTGGCCGTCGATCACCCGCAGGTCCTGGCCTTCGACGAGTTCGACTCCCATCTGGTCGGCCAGGAAGGCGTGCTCGAAATAGGCGGAGTTGTAGCTGCCGGGCGTCAGGATCGCGAGCGTGGGCGGACCTTTCAGATTGGCCGGGCAGACCGCGGCCAGGGACTGGCGCAGCAGTTGCGGATAGTTCTCCACCGGACGGACCCGCACGCGCTGGAAGAGCTCCGGGAAGAGCTGGAGCATCGTCTCCCGATTCTCCAGCATGTAGGAGACGCCGGAAGGCGTGCGGGCGTTGTCCTCCAGGACGTAGAACTCGCTTTCGCTGATGCGCACGATGTCGACGCCGATGATGTGGGTATAGACGCCGCCGGGCGCGCGTACGCCGATCATCTCGGGCAAAAACGCCTCGTTTCCGGCGATGAGGTCGTGGGGCACGCGGCCCGCCTTCAGGATCTCCTGCCGATGGTAGATGTCGTCGAGAAACGCGTTCAGCGCTTGAACCCGCTGCTCGATGCCCTGCGTCAGGCGACGCCATTCCGAGCCGGACAGGATGCGTGGAACGATGTCGAAGGGGATCAGCCGCTCGGCGGCCTCTTCCTCCCCGTAGACGTTGAAGGTAATGCCGGTCCGCCGGAACACGCGTTCCGCGTCGCACATCTTGTCGGCCAGCCGCTTGGGATCCTGCCCGCTCAGCCAGCCCTCATAGGCTGCGTAAGGCTGGCGAATTCCCGCGCCGTCCGGGAGCATTTCGTTGAATGCGGCCACGCATGTCTCCCCTGCATGGCCTATTCAACGGCGCGCGGGAGCAAATGCAAGCGGATTCAATGCGCTGGGGTGTCGGGGAAAGCGCGGGCTCATCAACGTGCCCGCTTCGTCGTCAGCCTGCCTTCGGAGCGGGCAGCGACTGGCCGCGATGTGGGCAGCTCAGAAGGCGCGATAGGTGACGATCGTGTGGGTGTCCTTGATATGGGGAATCACCTGAACGCGCTGGTTGACGAAGTGGCCGATATCGATCTCGTCCTCCTCGACATAGAATTTCGCCAGCAGGTCAAAACTGCCGGCGGTCGAGTAGATCTCCGAAGCGATCTCGGCATCGGCGAGCGCGCTGGCGACCTCGTAGGACTTTCCAAGCTCGCATTTGATCTGGACGAAGAACGCTCTCATGGCCGCACCGTCGATTTGTCTTGCCGGTTTCTGGCAGACCACGCCCGCGGTTTCAAGGCGAGTGCGTCGCTTGCCCTGTCGCTGCGCCGAAATTTCGCGGCTTGGCGAAACCGGACGCGCCAAAACGGCGTATGATCGCCATAATCGGTTATCGCCGCCCCAACGGACAAGGGCATAGGATCATGCTTCGCGCCGTCATCATCTTGTTGGTCCTCTTCGCGCCACTGTTCGCCCGAGCGGGCGAAGTCGAAGTGCAGGCCGCCCAGACCACCATAGACAGCCAGATCCGCGCATTTTTGGCCGATGATGCGGATAGAGCCTACAGTTTTGCGGCGCCGAACGTGCAGCGTCTTTTCCCCACGGTCGAAACCTTCATGGGAATGGTCACGGGCGGTTACCAGCCGGTATATCATCCGCGCGACTGGTCCTTCGGCAAGGTCAAGGAGATGGACGCAGTCTCCATCATCCAGCAGGTATTCACCGTGGGCCCGGATGGGAAGGATTATGAAGCGGTCTACACACTGGAATTGCAGGCTGACGGGGTCTGGCGCATCACCGGCGTCAGTTTGCGCGCCGCGAACAGCGTGAGCATGTAGTGCGTCAGGCGGGCCGACGCGCCTCGAAGCTGATGGTGTCGTCCGTCCGTTGCGGAGCGCGACCGTACTGGTAGTTGCCGGAGGCAACGACGTCCACGAATCCCGCCGCGCCGAGAGCCATGGAGAATTCGGCCACACCCCACCAGCGCAGGCTGAACAGCTCGCGCTCCGTCTCAACCAGCCTGCCCTCGCGCCAGCGTTCGTAGCGGTGCTGGGAGACGGTGGTCTGGGCGACGAAATCCGTCTCGATCCGCTGATCGGTCAGCGTCAGCACATCAGCCTCCTCCGTGGTCCAGCTGCGAACGGCGCTGCCGGGGTCAAGGAAGCCTCCTATCGGATCGAGGTCCACCATCAGCCGCCCATTCGGGGCGAGATGGTGGTGAAACCGCCGGAGAACCGACATGGCCACGGAGAACTCGGTAATGAGCTGGAACGAACCAAGCGGAATGACGATCGCCTCGAAGCGGCGATCGTAGGAAAAGGTCTCGAACCTCTGACAGGTGAGGCTTTCGTCGAAGGCGCGCACCTTCTCGTGGCTGCGGCAATGGGCCAGCATCTCTTCTGAGGGGTCGAAGCCCTCGACGGCGAGACCGGCCTCCAGCATCGGAACCAGGAAGCGCCCATTGCCTACCGCCGGCTCGAGCACAGGTCCCTGGCAGCTGGCGAGGCGCGCCCGATAATACTCGACGTCCCCGAAGGAGCAGCCCACAGGCTTGTCCAGATTGTAGACCCAGGACGCCAAAGTCCCGTAGCGATTGTTCATGCGCCCCGCGCCCTCTTGCGTCTCGCTACCATCATGGCGGCAACCTCGAGTTCACCGCGCCTGATAGACGGGAAGGTCGCCCCTCACCCAGCCTTCGGAGATTTCCGCGGCGCGATCGGTGAAGCGGCCCGCCTCGATGGCGTCGCGCAGGTCCTGCATCAGCCTCTGGTAGTAGGCGAGGTTGTTCCAGGTGAGCAGCATGGCGCCCAGCGCCTCCTGCGATTTCACCAGGTGATGCAGGTAGGCCCGGGAATAGTCGCGGGCGGCGGGGCAATTGCTCTCCTCGTCGAGGGGGCGCGGGTCGTCGGCGTGGCGCGCGTTGCGCAAATTGATCTTGCCGCGCCGGGTGTAAGCAAGGCCGTGCCGCCCTGCCCTGGTGGGCATCACGCAGTCGAACATGTCGATGCCACGCGCCACCGATTTCACGATATCGTCCGGCGTGCCGACGCCCATCAGGTAGCGCGGCTTCTCCGTCGGCAGCTCAGGACAGGTGACGTCGAGCATGTCCAGCATCACCTGCTGCGGCTCGCCCACCGCGAGGCCGCCGACTGCATAACCCTTGAGATTCATCGACTTCAGGGCCTGCGCCGACCTCACGCGCAACGGCGTGCTGTCGCCGCCCTGCACGATGCCGAACATAGCCTTGCCCGGCTGGTCGCCGAACGCGACCTTGCAGCGCTCCGCCCAGCGCAGCGAAAGCTCCATCGCGCGCTCGATCTCGTCCGGCTTCGCCGGCAGCGCGGTGCATTCGTCGAGCTGCATCTGGATGTCGGAGTCGAGCAGACCCTGGATCTCGATCGAGCGCTCCGGCGTCATCTCATACGGCGCCCCGTCGATGTGGGAGCGAAAAGTGACGCCTTTCTCGGTCAATTTGCGCAATTTCGACAGCGACATGACCTGAAAACCGCCGGAATCCGTGAGAATCGGATGGGGCCAGCGGGCGAATTCGTGCAGTCCGCCGAGTCGGGCGACTCGTTCAGCGCCCGGACGCAGCATCAGGTGATAGGTGTTGCCGAGGATCACGTCGGAGCCCAGCGCCCGCACCTGATCGAGATACATCGCCTTGACCGTACCGCCAGTGCCGACCGGCATGAAGGCGGGGGTGCGGATCGTGCCGCGCCGCATGGTGATTTCGCCGCGCCGCGCCTTTCCGTCGGTGGCGATCAGGCGGAAGGAGAACTCGTTACTCATCACGGATCTGCTTGTGCGAATGGGCGTAGGAAATGGTCAAGGCGCATCCCTGAACAGCAGGCTGGCGTCGCCATAGGAATAGAAGCGATAGCCGTTGCCGATGGCGTGCGCGTAAACCTGCCGCATGCGGTCCAGCCCCGCAAAGGCTGAAACGAGCATGAACAGAGTCGACTTCGGCAGATGGAAATTCGTCATCAGCGCGTCGACAACACGAAAGCGATAGCCGGGCGTGATGAAGATATCGGTCGAGCCTGACCAGGCTTCCAGATGACCATCTTCGCGCGCCGCGCTCTCCAGCAACCTCAAGGAGGTCGTGCCGACGGCAACGACACGGTTGCCGCGTACCCTGGCGGTGTTGATCGCAGCAGCCGTTGCTGCCGAAACCATGCCGGTCTCGGCGTGCATCTTGTGGTCTGTCGTGTCGTCGGCCTTGACCGGGAGGAAAGTTCCGGCGCCGACATGCAGCGTCACGAAATGCCGCTCGATGCTGCGTGCATCCAATGCTGTGAACAACTCGGGCGTAAAGTGCAGGCCCGCCGTCGGGGCAGCCACCGCGCCTTCTTCGCGTGCATAGACGGTCTGGTAGTCTGCACGGTCGCGGTCGTCGTCCGGGCGCTTCGACGCGATGTAGGGCGGCAGAGGGATATGGCCGACGGCGTGCAAGGCCTCGTCCAAAAATGCGCCGGAGAGTTCGAAGCCGAGCAGCA
This portion of the Mesorhizobium shangrilense genome encodes:
- the queA gene encoding tRNA preQ1(34) S-adenosylmethionine ribosyltransferase-isomerase QueA — translated: MRVDLFDFDLPDDRIALRPAEPRDSAKLLVVKPDEVLADRIVSELPSLLDPGDVMVFNDTKVIPAQLSGIRHRGEAVAAVDATLHMRVAPDQWLAFMRPAKRVQPGDRIRFGHDGEVCFLGKLDATVIEKREAGEVLLGFELSGAFLDEALHAVGHIPLPPYIASKRPDDDRDRADYQTVYAREEGAVAAPTAGLHFTPELFTALDARSIERHFVTLHVGAGTFLPVKADDTTDHKMHAETGMVSAATAAAINTARVRGNRVVAVGTTSLRLLESAAREDGHLEAWSGSTDIFITPGYRFRVVDALMTNFHLPKSTLFMLVSAFAGLDRMRQVYAHAIGNGYRFYSYGDASLLFRDAP